The following proteins are encoded in a genomic region of Brachypodium distachyon strain Bd21 chromosome 1, Brachypodium_distachyon_v3.0, whole genome shotgun sequence:
- the LOC100835782 gene encoding uncharacterized protein LOC100835782, producing the protein MWRDERKKAAALQEKLQILRSITHSHAVSDASIILEASEYIKDLKQKVVRRLADRQEMIIISPEEDDGAHHSFAGSPTVRVEALGDGGFLVKVSSSSSSSADRDNKSCCLVSALEAFEELGLAVLHARSCSGTTAHTFRLEAAGGNNNVVLDEHVVKQAVLRAFCKDPAS; encoded by the exons ATGTGGAGGGATGAACGCAAGAAGGCAGCAGCGCTCCAGGAGAAGCTGCAGATCCTGCGCTCCATCACTCACTCCCACGCG GTGAGCGACGCTTCGATAATCTTGGAGGCGTCGGAGTACATCAAGGATCTGAAGCAGAAGGTGGTGAGGCGGCTCGCGGACCGGCAGGAGATGATCATCATATCgcccgaggaagacgacggcgcCCACCACAGCTTCGCCGGCTCCCCCACGGTGAGAGTGGAAGCCCTGGGGGATGGCGGGTTCCTGGTGAAggtgtcgtcgtcgtcgtcgtcttcggccgACAGGGACAACAAGAGCTGCTGCCTGGTCTCCGCGCTGGAGGCGTTCGAGGAGCTGGGCCTCGCCGTGCTCCACgcccgcagctgcagcggcacCACGGCCCACACGTTCCGCCTCGAGGCTGCAGGGGGGAATAATAACGTGGTGCTGGACGAGCATGTCGTGAAGCAGGCGGTGCTGCGTGCCTTCTGCAAGGATCcagcaagctag